From Maribacter dokdonensis DSW-8, the proteins below share one genomic window:
- a CDS encoding gliding motility-associated C-terminal domain-containing protein: protein MRNTYTLIHTICIVLCTIYSYGQDAVHNYGNIQIHDDGLVGFHMDVINNGAFNQNKGLVGFYALDKALTISGGSNPIFYDFEIAVDNDLYVDNTVGVLNNANFITGDVVTNRAASDVNINFLNDSFYIGEGNTTKVDGYAAMSNKTDFTFPIGQFDKLRPLTISSESSNDYTKAAYYFEDPNTPSIVGTTFDTSLTENQFLSVSEYEFWHLEGSIPSKVTLTWDQDSNASLYGDFITDLKVVGWSIIDKVWVNLGNTNVEGDFNSGSITSEDFIPSDYEIITIGGNSDLLETVENISLDNYYMTPNGDGINDFLVIEGIEGSPNNTLQIFNRYGRMVYSMKNYNNEFNGISNVNGVIAKNIGLPSGIYFYIVTLNDINLRHQGYLYLTTREDN, encoded by the coding sequence ATGAGAAATACCTACACATTAATACATACCATATGCATTGTTCTCTGTACCATATACAGCTACGGTCAAGATGCCGTACATAATTATGGTAATATCCAAATTCATGATGACGGACTTGTAGGTTTTCACATGGATGTAATAAATAACGGAGCTTTTAACCAAAACAAAGGTCTAGTGGGTTTTTATGCCCTGGATAAAGCTTTGACCATATCTGGCGGATCAAATCCTATTTTCTATGATTTTGAAATTGCCGTAGATAATGATCTCTATGTTGATAATACCGTAGGTGTTTTAAACAATGCCAATTTCATTACAGGTGATGTTGTGACCAATAGGGCAGCATCAGATGTCAATATTAATTTTTTAAACGATTCATTTTATATAGGCGAAGGCAATACCACAAAGGTAGATGGCTATGCGGCTATGAGTAATAAAACCGACTTCACCTTCCCCATTGGTCAGTTCGATAAGTTACGACCATTGACCATATCCTCAGAAAGTTCAAACGATTATACTAAAGCTGCCTATTATTTTGAAGACCCTAATACTCCTAGTATTGTAGGTACTACTTTTGATACCAGTTTGACCGAAAATCAATTTTTATCGGTTAGCGAATATGAATTCTGGCATTTAGAAGGTAGTATTCCATCAAAAGTAACCTTAACATGGGATCAAGATAGCAATGCCAGCCTTTATGGTGATTTTATTACAGACCTAAAAGTGGTAGGTTGGAGCATTATAGACAAAGTATGGGTCAATTTGGGCAATACCAATGTAGAGGGAGATTTTAATAGCGGTTCTATTACCTCCGAAGACTTTATACCAAGTGATTACGAAATCATAACCATTGGTGGTAATTCCGATCTTCTGGAAACTGTTGAGAACATATCTTTAGACAATTATTATATGACGCCAAATGGTGATGGCATCAATGATTTTCTTGTCATAGAAGGTATAGAAGGCTCACCAAATAATACCCTACAAATCTTTAACAGGTACGGTAGAATGGTATATTCAATGAAGAATTATAACAACGAATTCAATGGAATATCCAATGTCAACGGTGTCATTGCAAAGAATATAGGTTTACCATCGGGTATTTATTTTTATATAGTTACCCTAAATGATATAAACCTCAGACATCAAGGGTATTTATACCTTACCACAAGGGAAGACAACTAA
- a CDS encoding M15 family metallopeptidase: MQRRMFINKSSSAALALALSPTLFIQEEKEYGILELMGKEDIELFGKDINLRKEAHDAFIEMKKAAYKDGIDLKIVSSYRSYDRQEAIFERKFLKYTDDDGMNPTDAIDKIIEYSTIPGTSRHHWGTDIDVVDGYRKVDGDVLVPHKYEGDGPYVDFKKWMDENSETYGFYLVYTNEPKRRGFKYEPWHYSYAPLSIPMLEQFRSKNVASIIIREDYYGAEHFTMNFLKSYIQNNILDINRKLL; this comes from the coding sequence ATGCAAAGAAGAATGTTTATTAATAAAAGTAGTTCGGCAGCCTTGGCTCTTGCCTTATCACCCACATTATTTATTCAAGAAGAAAAGGAATATGGTATTCTAGAACTTATGGGTAAAGAAGATATTGAACTTTTTGGTAAGGATATCAATCTACGCAAAGAAGCACACGATGCTTTTATTGAAATGAAAAAGGCCGCATATAAAGATGGTATTGATTTAAAAATTGTATCAAGCTATAGAAGCTACGATAGACAAGAGGCAATTTTTGAGCGTAAGTTTCTAAAATATACAGATGATGATGGCATGAACCCTACCGATGCTATTGATAAAATCATTGAATATTCTACTATACCCGGTACAAGTAGACATCATTGGGGTACTGATATAGATGTTGTGGACGGTTACAGAAAAGTAGATGGCGATGTATTGGTACCACATAAGTACGAAGGTGACGGACCTTATGTTGATTTTAAAAAATGGATGGATGAAAACTCTGAAACTTATGGTTTTTATTTAGTTTACACCAATGAACCTAAAAGAAGAGGTTTTAAGTATGAACCATGGCACTATAGTTATGCTCCATTATCAATACCTATGCTTGAGCAATTTAGAAGCAAGAATGTTGCCTCAATTATAATTAGAGAAGACTATTATGGTGCAGAGCATTTCACAATGAACTTTTTAAAGTCTTACATTCAAAATAATATTTTAGATATCAATAGGAAGCTATTATAA